One stretch of Planctomycetota bacterium DNA includes these proteins:
- a CDS encoding GIY-YIG nuclease family protein: MSAWFYMLRLRSGLLYPGATTDLERRWREHFEGKACRTTQRDPPVELAYSESFPAFVQARRREAQVKRWSRAKKEALAAGDVERLKGLAKRRTRRT, translated from the coding sequence ATGTCTGCTTGGTTCTACATGCTGCGATTGCGTTCAGGGCTTCTCTATCCGGGCGCCACCACCGACCTGGAGCGCCGCTGGCGCGAACACTTCGAAGGAAAGGCGTGCCGGACGACACAACGGGACCCGCCCGTTGAACTGGCTTACTCGGAATCCTTCCCCGCGTTTGTCCAAGCGCGCCGGCGCGAAGCCCAAGTCAAGCGATGGTCCCGCGCCAAGAAGGAGGCGCTGGCAGCGGGCGACGTTGAGCGTCTGAAGGGTCTGGCGAAGCGGCGGACACGCCGGACATGA